The nucleotide window GCACTATGCTCCTCAGTCAAGTTCCGCCCGCGGCGGACCAGGGAAGCGGGGCATACATATAGGAGTGAACAGAAGTCATGACCGGTCAGCGTGAAAACCTTAACGCTGCAAAATTAGACAAACCTTCTGGATGGTAGTATTACTATTGCATTAAAAAGTAATTAAATCGTAGGTAGTCGTTTTACTAATATTTCAAGGCATTTTCCGGGCTGAATCAGTCAGCAGGGCCGATTTTTAGAACAGTAGGCTCTAATCTTTCAAATCAATGCTGGGCGCTGGTGCTAGGTGGGTTTTGCCCGGGCAAGGCTATTCCTGCCAAAGCCGCAGGACTATCACGTCCTGAAAAAGATAGGCGTTTGAGGTGTGCGGGGGTAGGCAGCAGCTTCTACTGGAAAACCAGTAATTTTCGTGTCCAGAGCGGGTTTTGCTGGGTATTTGTAGCTGCTTGCTGGGTTTATGGAGTAAGTTGCAGCCTCTCTCCGGGCAATACGGGACTCTATGCTGCTTTCTACTCTTTTGCTTGCGGGCAGCCACTTGGTGTGTAGCCCGGCCTCTCTGCCCGCCAGCGACACGACGCGTCTGGTACGGGGCTTTATGAACCAGTCCTTTGCCTGGGGCACACTGGTGCTGCGGGATGGCCGCCGGCTGCAAGCCTATTTGCCGGCCACGGCTTCCGGGGTAGATACCATGGTGCCGTACTACATGCAGCCGCCCGATGCCCAGCCCAAGACTAAGCCAAAGCTGCTGGCAATTACCAAAGTGAAGTGCATGCGGGTGCAAGGCCAGTATTCCGAGCTATTGCCCCGGCAAACAAGGGTGAACTGCCCCGGCTGGCGGCCCGGCGCCAGGTGGGAGCCGTGGACCTGTTTCTGGTGCAAGCAAACATGCCCGCGCTGGTTACCACGTACCTGGGCTCGGCTCCGGTGCTGAGCTCCCCGGCAACCAGCGCACCCGGCACGAGCGTGGTGTCGTGGTACCTGCGGCGCGGCACCGGGGTGCCATTGCTCATAACGCCCGAGAATTTTGCCGTTCAGGTTGCCGCTTTCCTGGCCGATGATAAAGAGCTGGCGGCCAAGGTAGCTGCCGGGGCACCGGGCCACCGCTTTGCCGAGCTCGAAGACCTTATTCAGCGCTACAACCACCGCGCCCGGCGCTAAAGCAGCTGGTACTCGGCCGCCAGGCGGATGAGCATGGCCGTGTTGTGCACCCCGAACTTGGTGAGCAGGTTCCGGCGGTGCGTTTCAATGGTCAGAGCACTAACAAAGAGCTTCTCGGCCATTTCCTGGCTGGTCAGCCCGCCCGCAATCAGGGCCAGCACTTCCCGCTCGCGGCGGGTGAGCAGGGGCCGTGCCACCGGGGTGGGCTCCGGCTGCAGCAGCAGCTCCTGAATTTCGTCGCTGAAGTACTTTTTGCCGGCGTGCACCCGGGTAATAGCTTCGGCCAGCACTTCGGGCGAGGCATTTTTTAGCACGTAGCCCGCGGCCCCTTCCTGCATCATGCGCGTCACGTAGCTTTTCTCTTGCAGCGTGGTAAGCGCCAGTACTTTCAGGCCCGGCTGAGCCTGGGTGAGCTGCCGGCAAACGTCCACCCCGCTTTGGTCGGGCAGGTTAATGTCGAGAAGCACCACGTCGGGGTGGTGCTGGGCCACAATGGCATAGGCCTCGGCCGCACAGGTAGCCGTACCCACCACCGAAATAAAGTCGAGCGGCTGCAGCAGCATTTGCAGGCCGGCCAGCAGCATACGGTGGTCATCAACGAGTACTACCCGGATTGGCGTCATGAGTTGGAGGGAGTAAGAGGATGAGAAGCAACTGGCGCTGGAACGGCAGCCGGCAGCCGCAGTTCCAGGCTGACGGAGGTGCCCTGGCCCGGCTGCGACTGTATCTGCAGGTTGCCGCCCAGGTATTGGGCCCGGGCCTGCACGCTGCGCAAACCTACGCCCGGCTTGCTGGTACTGGCGTCAAAACCCTGGCCGTCGTCTTCCACAACCAGATGCAGCTCGTCGTCGTGGCGCATGAGCTGCACCAGAATCTGTCCGGCACGGGCGTAGCGCAACGAGTTGGTCAGCAGTTCCTGCACGATGCGGTAAAGCTCTATTTCGGTGGCTGGTGCCAGGCGGGGCGTCAGGCCGTGAGTGGTGAGCTGTACCGGTACTGCGCCCGCCTGCTGCACGGCCTGGCACAGGTCGTGCAGGGCCGGGGCCAGGCCAAAGGTAAGCAGCGCCTCGGGCATGAGGTTGCGCGCTACCCGGCGCAACTCGGCAATGGAACTGTCCAGGTGGTCAATGGACTGGTCGAACAGCGGGGCCGATTCGGCCGGCAGCCCGCCCCGGGTGCGGATAGAGCTCAGGTAAAGCTTTACGGCCGAGAGCATGCCGCCCAGCCCGTCGTGCAAGTCGCGGGCCACGCGGCGGCGCTCTTCGTCCTGGCCCTGCAGCATGGCCCGGGTGGTTAGCAGAGTTTGTTCCTGCGCCCGGACCCGGCGGGCCAGGCGCTGGCGGTAGCGCAGCAGCAGCAGCCCCAGAATGCCGCCCACGGTTAGCACGCCCAGCAGCACTAGGTAGATGGTATTGAGCTGGCGCTGCTGGGTTAGGGCTACTTGCTGCGCGTGTTGCAGCTGGCGGCCGGCCTGTAGCTGCTGGGCCTGCTGGCGGGTCCGGTAGCGGGTTTCCAGCTGGTTGATCTGCTCCCGCACCGCTGTGCCGGCAAGCGTGTCGCGCAGGCGCTGGCTGCGCTGCAGGTAGCCTAGCGCCGCCTGCCACTGGCCCGCCGCTTCTTCAACGCGCGTCAGCACATCCAGGTTTTCGAGCATCTGTTGGGGGTCGGCCAGCTGCTCGCTCAGCACCAGGCTGCGCTGTAGCCGGGAGCGGGCCTGGGCTAGGTCACCGGCCTGCGCATCCAGCTGGCCCAGCCCCAACAATACCTTAGCCTGGTAGCTCAAAGCGCCTTTGCTGGCCAGGTAGGGCATGGCTTGGTCGAAGGCCTGCCGGGCCGCAGGCAGCTGCTTGCCGGCCAGATAGTATTGGGCCAGCGTACCGTAATACTCCCCGGTATACAAACTGCCGGGCCGGGCTAACGGCCGGGCCGCCTGCAGCGCCAGGCCGGCGCTGTCGGTTCGGCCTTTGGCTAAGTGCCAGCTGGCCAGCTGCAGATACACAGGCAGCAGCTCGGCGGCAGCGGGAGGGCCTGCTCCCAGTGCTACAGCTTGCCGCCAATAGCGCACGGCCTGGGCGGGCTGCCCCAGCACCTGGAAGCTGTTGCCCAAGTTGCAGTACACCGTAAGCAAGGTGCGGGAGTCGCCGAGCTGGAGGAGCAAATCGGCGGCCTGCAGGTAGTAGCGGGTGGAAGCTTCGTACTGGCCCAGGTGGTCGGCCACGTTGCCACGGTTATTGGCAATGGAAGCCCGCAGGCGGCGCAGGCGTGGGGCGG belongs to Hymenobacter cellulosilyticus and includes:
- a CDS encoding response regulator, which codes for MTPIRVVLVDDHRMLLAGLQMLLQPLDFISVVGTATCAAEAYAIVAQHHPDVVLLDINLPDQSGVDVCRQLTQAQPGLKVLALTTLQEKSYVTRMMQEGAAGYVLKNASPEVLAEAITRVHAGKKYFSDEIQELLLQPEPTPVARPLLTRREREVLALIAGGLTSQEMAEKLFVSALTIETHRRNLLTKFGVHNTAMLIRLAAEYQLL
- a CDS encoding tetratricopeptide repeat-containing sensor histidine kinase, translated to MALLLSLLCAPRQTCRSLAQVLLLGLLSLPASAAPLPSDSLRQALRTASSDTDRVKTTLRLSAALVATDTAQASQYAHQALALSRRVGYQYGAAFSWLQLCTLAIIRHDNAAAAYYGAQAQAVADALQRRAPAAPRLRRLRASIANNRGNVADHLGQYEASTRYYLQAADLLLQLGDSRTLLTVYCNLGNSFQVLGQPAQAVRYWRQAVALGAGPPAAAELLPVYLQLASWHLAKGRTDSAGLALQAARPLARPGSLYTGEYYGTLAQYYLAGKQLPAARQAFDQAMPYLASKGALSYQAKVLLGLGQLDAQAGDLAQARSRLQRSLVLSEQLADPQQMLENLDVLTRVEEAAGQWQAALGYLQRSQRLRDTLAGTAVREQINQLETRYRTRQQAQQLQAGRQLQHAQQVALTQQRQLNTIYLVLLGVLTVGGILGLLLLRYRQRLARRVRAQEQTLLTTRAMLQGQDEERRRVARDLHDGLGGMLSAVKLYLSSIRTRGGLPAESAPLFDQSIDHLDSSIAELRRVARNLMPEALLTFGLAPALHDLCQAVQQAGAVPVQLTTHGLTPRLAPATEIELYRIVQELLTNSLRYARAGQILVQLMRHDDELHLVVEDDGQGFDASTSKPGVGLRSVQARAQYLGGNLQIQSQPGQGTSVSLELRLPAAVPAPVASHPLTPSNS